In one Roseburia intestinalis L1-82 genomic region, the following are encoded:
- a CDS encoding ABC transporter ATP-binding protein, with the protein MARNRYDMDEILEDSFDVNQLKRLAGYIAPYKKKMAGVILLMLSSSALTMAIPIFFQNVMDHSIPEKDMKSITFYSIATLLIALYSGISLRIKIKTMSVIGQNIVHDIRYDIFCHLQELPFSYYDDRPHGKIQVRVVNYVNSLSDLLSNGIVNTFTDLCNLIFILMFMFALDVRLTLICLCGLPVLAFVIILIKKKQRRAWQIQSNKQSNLNAYIAESINGIRVTQSFVRENENTGIFNNLSKNYRKSWMRAVMFNFTMGPSVDIISTFTTALIYVLGVRWILAPDMTLTVGVLIAFTAYIGRFWAPINTLAGFYNSLLTAISYLERIFETIDEPVGVRDEPDAIPMPEVAGEVKFSHVSFGYEPGQKILEDINFTAEPGETYAIVGPTGAGKSTIVNLISRFYNVDSGKITIDGIDISKVTLHSLRTQMGIMMQDSFIFAGTIMDNIRYGNRSATDEEVIRAAKTVCAHDFIMEMENGYKTQVNERGSRLSAGQRQLISFARALLADPKILILDEATSSIDTETELLLQKGLNELLKGRTSFIIAHRLSTIKNADCILYVDKGDILERGNHDALMEQKGEYYKLYMSQYDFLK; encoded by the coding sequence ATGGCAAGAAACAGATATGATATGGATGAGATATTAGAGGACAGTTTTGATGTAAACCAGCTCAAACGTCTTGCAGGTTACATTGCTCCCTACAAAAAGAAGATGGCAGGCGTTATTCTTCTGATGCTTTCTTCCTCGGCACTTACCATGGCGATCCCGATCTTTTTCCAGAATGTGATGGATCACAGCATCCCGGAAAAAGATATGAAATCGATCACATTTTACAGTATTGCGACATTGCTGATCGCACTTTATTCGGGTATTTCCCTGCGGATCAAGATCAAGACCATGAGTGTGATCGGGCAGAATATCGTACATGACATCCGCTATGATATTTTCTGTCATCTGCAGGAACTTCCATTTTCCTATTATGATGACAGACCACATGGAAAAATTCAGGTGCGTGTGGTCAATTATGTGAACAGCCTAAGTGATCTTTTGAGCAATGGTATTGTCAACACATTCACAGATCTGTGCAACCTGATCTTTATCCTGATGTTTATGTTTGCACTCGATGTCCGGCTGACGCTGATCTGTCTGTGCGGATTGCCGGTTCTTGCATTTGTGATTATCTTAATCAAGAAAAAACAGCGCAGGGCATGGCAGATCCAGAGCAACAAACAGTCAAACTTAAATGCGTACATTGCGGAGAGTATCAATGGAATCCGTGTGACGCAGTCTTTTGTAAGGGAAAATGAGAATACCGGAATCTTTAATAACCTAAGTAAAAATTACCGGAAATCCTGGATGCGTGCGGTAATGTTTAACTTTACGATGGGACCGAGCGTGGATATTATTTCGACATTTACGACGGCACTGATCTATGTGCTGGGTGTCCGTTGGATTTTAGCACCGGATATGACACTGACCGTCGGTGTTCTGATCGCATTTACCGCGTACATTGGGCGTTTCTGGGCACCAATCAACACACTTGCCGGATTTTACAATTCTCTTTTGACAGCAATCTCTTATCTTGAGAGGATTTTTGAGACGATCGATGAGCCGGTGGGTGTCAGGGATGAGCCGGATGCAATCCCGATGCCGGAGGTGGCAGGAGAAGTGAAGTTTTCCCATGTGTCCTTTGGTTATGAGCCGGGGCAGAAGATTCTGGAAGATATTAATTTTACGGCAGAACCGGGTGAAACTTATGCGATCGTCGGTCCGACCGGGGCAGGAAAATCCACGATCGTAAATCTCATCAGCCGTTTTTACAATGTGGATTCCGGGAAAATCACGATCGATGGCATTGATATCTCGAAGGTGACACTTCATTCACTGCGCACCCAGATGGGAATCATGATGCAGGACAGCTTTATTTTTGCGGGGACGATCATGGATAATATCCGCTATGGCAACCGCAGTGCGACGGACGAGGAAGTCATCCGTGCCGCAAAAACAGTCTGCGCCCATGATTTTATTATGGAAATGGAAAACGGATATAAGACACAAGTCAATGAGAGAGGAAGCAGGCTATCCGCCGGACAGCGGCAGCTCATTTCCTTTGCGCGGGCATTGCTTGCCGATCCGAAGATCCTGATTTTAGATGAGGCGACGTCAAGCATTGATACCGAGACGGAACTGCTTTTACAGAAGGGATTAAATGAGCTTTTGAAAGGAAGAACGTCCTTTATCATTGCACACAGGCTCTCCACAATCAAAAATGCCGACTGCATCTTATATGTAGACAAAGGCGATATTTTAGAGCGTGGAAATCATGACGCACTGATGGAACAGAAGGGTGAGTATTACAAACTTTATATGTCACAGTATGATTTCTTAAAATGA
- a CDS encoding response regulator transcription factor: MYRVLIADDESIIREGIKCLFDWESLGYTIAGEAANGETAYQQILALQPDIVLLDIRMSGMLGLDVIREARAQGFTGKVIILSGYSDFKYAQEAIRYGVQYYLTKPIDEDELEEILRSIKENLDKAAATANTREHYREKARETIIRDLLTNDIDLSHINTTDLHLTADTYQVVIYEKYSHNTADASYRFSDLLRVTNQDNNSYDNITLQYHEVILLKGTFAIQKFNDFLERYQRERRPQENSPLDSLFITYGARVSDLSEVYISYIQAKQLLERRFFCEQEQHTIGYAELPDPDSLKSILNDAFLNRYATSLFEYLQAFNRNMLAETLTQLTNELYHAADSIDSIRLFLTDLYLQIKEQANRLYNGANIPFPSNADIIRLIEEKYYLYEIILYFTEQFEMIMSSIGNSSRESVLDDILHYINHNYASNITLENIAPLFGYNSSYLGKIFRKKMGENFNSYVDHVRIKHSMELLCSSELKVYAIAEKVGYRNVDYFHIKFKKYVGKSPAEYRKEHKNE, encoded by the coding sequence ATGTATCGCGTTTTAATTGCAGATGATGAATCCATTATCCGGGAAGGTATCAAATGTCTGTTCGACTGGGAATCTCTCGGCTATACGATCGCCGGAGAAGCTGCAAACGGTGAGACGGCCTATCAGCAGATTCTTGCCTTACAGCCGGATATCGTTCTCTTAGACATCCGCATGTCGGGAATGTTAGGGCTTGACGTTATCCGGGAGGCAAGAGCACAGGGTTTTACCGGAAAAGTCATTATCTTAAGCGGTTACTCTGATTTCAAATATGCGCAGGAAGCCATCCGTTACGGAGTGCAGTATTATCTGACAAAGCCGATCGACGAGGATGAACTTGAGGAGATTCTTCGTTCGATCAAAGAAAACTTAGACAAGGCTGCTGCAACTGCAAATACCCGGGAACATTACCGTGAAAAGGCAAGAGAGACCATCATCCGCGATCTTTTAACGAATGATATCGATCTTTCCCACATAAATACAACAGATCTCCATCTGACAGCAGACACCTATCAGGTTGTGATCTATGAGAAATACAGTCACAATACTGCAGATGCCTCCTATCGTTTTTCGGATCTTCTGCGCGTGACGAATCAGGATAATAACTCCTACGATAACATTACGCTGCAGTATCATGAGGTTATTTTGCTGAAAGGCACTTTTGCCATTCAAAAGTTTAACGATTTTCTGGAGCGTTACCAGAGAGAACGGCGTCCACAGGAGAATTCTCCTCTTGACAGTCTCTTTATTACATATGGTGCGCGCGTGTCAGACCTGTCGGAAGTCTATATTTCCTATATTCAGGCGAAACAGCTCTTAGAACGCCGTTTCTTCTGCGAGCAGGAACAGCACACGATCGGTTATGCCGAACTGCCGGACCCGGACAGTTTAAAATCCATCTTAAACGACGCTTTTTTAAACCGTTACGCTACCAGCCTGTTTGAATATCTTCAGGCATTCAACCGCAATATGTTAGCGGAGACTTTGACACAGCTTACCAATGAACTTTACCATGCTGCAGATTCGATTGATTCCATACGGCTTTTCCTGACAGACCTTTATCTGCAGATCAAGGAACAGGCAAACCGGCTTTACAATGGTGCAAATATCCCGTTTCCGAGCAATGCGGATATCATCCGTCTGATCGAAGAAAAATATTATCTCTACGAGATCATCCTGTACTTCACGGAACAGTTTGAGATGATCATGTCCTCGATCGGTAACTCTTCCCGTGAAAGCGTGCTGGATGATATTCTGCACTACATCAACCACAACTATGCAAGCAATATCACATTAGAAAATATTGCACCGCTGTTTGGTTACAACAGCTCCTATCTCGGAAAGATTTTCCGCAAAAAGATGGGTGAAAACTTCAACTCATACGTCGACCATGTCCGCATCAAACACTCGATGGAGCTTCTCTGTTCCTCAGAGTTAAAAGTTTATGCGATCGCAGAAAAAGTCGGTTACCGGAATGTCGATTATTTCCATATCAAGTTCAAAAAATACGTTGGAAAAAGCCCGGCAGAATACCGGAAAGAACATAAAAATGAATAA
- the yicI gene encoding alpha-xylosidase, which produces MKFSNGCWLQKERCECFSPAEVYFSKIEKDQVTICAPTSKITQRGDTLGGINLTIVISAPYEEVLRVQTYHHMGVQKKAPSFEIAPAESGHLKAEDTEDKLVISSGTLRLEVQKENGALTFYRGEEKITASGWRDLAYMKTDWKGFAYDKGPEDAYMREQLSLSVGELIYGLGERFSAFVKNGQSVDIWNEDGGTSTEQSYKNIPFYISNKGYGVFVNHPERVSFEVATEMVTKVEFSVPGENLDYFLINGPTMKEVLMRYTDITGKPSLPAPWTFGLWLSTSFTTNYDEMTVNSFVDGMFDRKIPLSVFHFDCFWMKDFNWCDFTWDSRVFPDPEGMLKRLKAKGLKICVWINSYVGQESSMFKEGVEGGYFLKRPNGDVWQWDMWQPGLAIVDFTNPAACEWYSKKLEALLDMGVDCFKTDFGERIPTDAVYYDGSDPVKMHNYYTYLYNKVVFNVLKKKKGEKEAVLFARSATAGGQKFPVHWGGDCWSDYESMEESLRGGLSLTSSGFGYWSHDIGGFESTSTPDVYKRWCAFGLLSSHSRLHGSTSYRVPWAYDEEAVDVVRYFAQLKASLMPYLYRNAIETSKTGIPMMRSMVLEFTEDKNCAYLATQYMLGDSLLAAPIFRDDSIAEYYLPEGTWTSLLTGEVKEGGKWYTEKHGYLSIPLYVKEGSIVAMGARNDNAVYDYADGVTFRAYALKDGIKAETVVYGTENEKEASAGVVKNGTSYEITVESKKASKVALMNVGVPKQVNGASYTQDGENVIVEFNGDGKAEVVF; this is translated from the coding sequence ATGAAATTCAGTAATGGATGCTGGCTGCAGAAAGAGCGCTGCGAGTGCTTTTCTCCGGCAGAAGTATATTTTTCAAAAATCGAGAAAGATCAGGTGACGATCTGTGCGCCGACAAGCAAGATCACACAGCGCGGCGATACCCTTGGCGGAATCAACCTCACGATCGTGATTTCAGCACCGTATGAGGAAGTGCTTAGGGTTCAGACTTATCATCACATGGGCGTGCAGAAAAAGGCACCGTCATTTGAGATCGCACCTGCGGAGAGCGGACATTTAAAGGCAGAAGATACGGAGGACAAACTGGTCATTTCAAGCGGTACACTGCGTCTGGAAGTGCAGAAAGAGAACGGAGCACTCACATTTTACCGCGGTGAGGAGAAAATCACTGCAAGCGGATGGAGAGATCTTGCATACATGAAGACCGACTGGAAAGGTTTTGCCTATGATAAAGGACCGGAAGATGCTTATATGAGAGAGCAGTTATCACTTTCCGTTGGCGAGCTGATCTATGGACTTGGCGAGCGTTTTTCTGCGTTTGTAAAAAATGGACAGAGCGTGGATATCTGGAACGAGGACGGCGGTACTTCCACAGAGCAGTCTTATAAAAATATCCCGTTTTATATTTCCAATAAAGGATACGGTGTGTTTGTAAACCATCCGGAGCGCGTGTCCTTTGAAGTTGCAACAGAGATGGTAACCAAGGTTGAATTTTCCGTGCCGGGTGAAAACCTTGACTATTTCCTGATCAACGGACCGACGATGAAAGAGGTGCTGATGCGATATACAGACATTACTGGAAAACCGTCACTTCCGGCACCGTGGACATTCGGTCTCTGGCTGTCCACATCCTTTACGACAAACTATGATGAAATGACAGTCAACAGTTTTGTCGATGGAATGTTTGACCGCAAGATCCCGTTATCCGTATTCCATTTTGACTGCTTCTGGATGAAAGATTTCAACTGGTGTGATTTTACCTGGGATTCAAGAGTATTCCCGGACCCGGAGGGCATGTTAAAACGTCTGAAAGCAAAAGGATTAAAGATCTGTGTCTGGATCAACAGCTATGTGGGACAGGAGTCCTCCATGTTCAAAGAGGGTGTCGAGGGCGGTTACTTCTTAAAACGTCCAAATGGCGATGTATGGCAGTGGGATATGTGGCAGCCGGGACTTGCCATTGTGGACTTTACTAACCCTGCAGCCTGCGAGTGGTACAGCAAAAAGTTAGAGGCACTGCTCGATATGGGTGTTGACTGCTTCAAGACCGACTTTGGTGAGAGAATCCCGACAGATGCGGTATATTACGACGGTTCTGATCCGGTCAAGATGCACAACTACTATACATACCTTTACAATAAGGTGGTATTTAACGTATTAAAGAAGAAAAAAGGTGAAAAAGAGGCTGTTCTTTTTGCACGTTCTGCAACTGCAGGCGGACAGAAGTTCCCGGTTCACTGGGGCGGTGACTGCTGGTCTGATTATGAATCCATGGAGGAGAGCCTTCGCGGAGGCCTGTCACTGACAAGTTCCGGTTTTGGATACTGGAGCCATGATATCGGAGGATTTGAGAGTACATCCACACCGGACGTCTATAAGAGATGGTGTGCATTCGGACTGCTTTCTTCCCATTCAAGACTGCACGGATCTACTTCTTACCGTGTGCCGTGGGCATATGATGAGGAAGCAGTAGATGTGGTACGTTATTTCGCACAGCTTAAGGCATCCTTAATGCCGTATCTGTACCGCAATGCGATCGAGACATCAAAGACCGGTATCCCGATGATGCGGAGCATGGTGCTTGAATTTACCGAGGACAAGAACTGTGCTTACCTGGCAACCCAGTATATGTTAGGTGATTCCTTACTGGCTGCACCAATCTTCCGTGATGACAGCATCGCAGAGTACTATCTGCCGGAGGGAACCTGGACATCCTTACTGACCGGAGAAGTCAAAGAGGGCGGTAAATGGTATACAGAAAAACATGGTTATTTAAGCATTCCTCTCTATGTCAAAGAGGGCAGCATCGTGGCTATGGGTGCAAGAAATGACAATGCGGTTTATGATTATGCGGACGGAGTGACATTCCGTGCTTATGCATTGAAGGATGGCATTAAAGCGGAGACTGTTGTCTATGGAACAGAAAATGAAAAGGAAGCATCTGCAGGCGTTGTGAAGAATGGAACTTCTTATGAAATCACAGTGGAGAGCAAAAAGGCATCCAAAGTGGCATTGATGAATGTCGGTGTTCCAAAGCAGGTAAATGGTGCATCCTATACACAGGATGGAGAAAATGTCATCGTAGAGTTCAACGGGGACGGCAAGGCTGAGGTTGTATTTTAA
- a CDS encoding beta-glucosidase, with the protein MQETYIEEILKELTLEEKIGMIHGAGLFRTEGVERLSIPPLYMSDGPMGVRAEFADNEWRNVGTTEDYVTYLPCNSAIASTWNRDLAKKAGKVLGEEARGRGKDVILAPGINIKRSPLCGRNFEYMSEDPGLIEELVVPMIEGIQENDVAACVKHFAANSQETERLWVDTIIDEAALEEIYFPGFQAAVEKGHTLALMGAYNLLNGEHCCMSKSLLNEKLRKDWAFDGVVISDWGAVHDTKLAAESGLDLEMDVKYQFDEQYMADPLLKAVKDGEIEESLVDEKVRNILRMMLRLKMIGPERKHRKTGAYNTEEHRRAVLDVARESMILLKNEDQVLPLQAESGCKVAVIGVNAAAIHSNGGGSAEIKALYEISPLMGIKKLLGGNVKVSYAPGYVIPDKKETSEINWQAASTETAENTEKESTVSGRTLDEKQQEALAEAVALAKASDIVIFVGGLNHDFDVEGLDRVNMKLPYGQDEVIDALLKAVPDTVVCMYAGAPVEMPWAEKAKAILWSYYAGMEGGTALAEILSGKVNPSGKLAETFIRDASQCPAHTIGTFGKKDRVEYREGVMVGYRYYDTKKTDVLFPFGHGLSYTAFTYNDLEIIRQQENGRQTVKVSCSVTNTGEHAGKETVQIYVAPEQKKDRPVHELKAFEKVRLDAGETKRICVILEERDFSRYDTDKKMPVPVNGTYEIQVGASSTDICLCGKIDLFFAEG; encoded by the coding sequence ATGCAGGAAACATACATTGAAGAAATTTTAAAAGAGCTGACTTTAGAAGAAAAGATCGGTATGATCCACGGTGCGGGTTTATTCCGCACCGAAGGAGTGGAGCGGCTTTCCATCCCACCGCTCTATATGTCGGATGGACCGATGGGAGTGCGAGCAGAATTTGCGGACAATGAATGGCGGAATGTCGGGACAACGGAAGATTATGTGACTTATCTTCCGTGCAACAGCGCCATTGCATCCACCTGGAACCGTGATCTGGCAAAGAAAGCCGGAAAAGTGCTGGGTGAGGAGGCAAGAGGCAGGGGCAAAGATGTGATCTTAGCTCCAGGCATCAACATCAAACGAAGTCCGCTCTGTGGCAGGAATTTTGAATATATGAGCGAAGATCCGGGACTCATCGAAGAACTGGTTGTACCGATGATCGAGGGAATCCAGGAAAACGATGTTGCGGCATGCGTGAAGCATTTTGCGGCAAACTCACAGGAAACTGAAAGACTCTGGGTGGATACAATCATCGATGAGGCAGCACTGGAAGAAATTTATTTTCCGGGATTTCAAGCGGCGGTAGAAAAGGGACACACCCTTGCTCTGATGGGAGCCTATAATCTGTTAAACGGTGAGCACTGCTGTATGAGTAAATCCCTGCTCAATGAAAAACTGCGGAAAGACTGGGCATTTGACGGCGTGGTAATCTCCGACTGGGGTGCTGTGCATGATACGAAACTGGCGGCAGAGTCCGGGCTGGATCTTGAGATGGATGTCAAGTATCAGTTCGACGAACAGTACATGGCAGATCCTCTGTTAAAAGCAGTGAAGGATGGAGAAATCGAAGAATCGCTGGTGGATGAGAAAGTGCGCAATATCCTCCGCATGATGCTGCGTTTAAAAATGATCGGACCGGAGAGAAAACATCGTAAGACAGGCGCATACAATACGGAGGAACACCGCAGGGCAGTGCTCGATGTGGCGCGCGAGTCCATGATTTTACTGAAAAATGAAGATCAGGTATTGCCGCTTCAGGCAGAATCCGGCTGTAAGGTTGCCGTGATCGGTGTAAATGCCGCTGCAATCCATTCAAACGGAGGAGGAAGTGCAGAAATCAAGGCACTGTATGAGATTTCACCGCTTATGGGAATCAAAAAGTTACTTGGTGGAAATGTGAAAGTTTCTTACGCACCGGGCTATGTGATTCCGGATAAGAAAGAGACATCTGAGATCAACTGGCAGGCGGCGAGCACGGAGACTGCAGAGAATACCGAAAAGGAAAGCACTGTAAGTGGAAGAACACTGGATGAAAAACAGCAGGAAGCCTTAGCGGAAGCAGTTGCGCTGGCAAAAGCAAGTGACATTGTTATTTTTGTGGGCGGACTGAACCACGATTTTGATGTGGAGGGACTTGACCGCGTGAACATGAAACTGCCATACGGGCAGGATGAAGTAATCGATGCTCTGCTAAAGGCCGTGCCGGATACGGTGGTCTGCATGTATGCAGGTGCACCGGTTGAGATGCCGTGGGCAGAAAAGGCAAAAGCAATCCTCTGGAGCTACTATGCCGGTATGGAAGGGGGAACAGCCCTGGCAGAGATCTTGTCTGGAAAAGTAAATCCATCCGGAAAGCTGGCAGAAACATTTATCCGTGATGCGTCGCAGTGTCCGGCACATACGATCGGAACATTTGGAAAGAAAGACCGTGTGGAGTACAGGGAAGGTGTGATGGTCGGTTACCGTTATTATGACACAAAAAAAACAGATGTCCTGTTCCCGTTTGGTCATGGACTTTCCTATACGGCATTTACCTATAATGATCTTGAAATTATACGGCAGCAGGAAAATGGCAGACAGACCGTGAAAGTTTCCTGTTCGGTAACCAATACAGGAGAACATGCAGGGAAAGAGACCGTTCAGATTTATGTGGCACCGGAACAGAAAAAAGACAGACCGGTTCATGAACTGAAAGCGTTTGAAAAAGTCAGGCTTGATGCCGGGGAAACAAAGAGGATCTGTGTTATTTTGGAGGAAAGAGATTTTTCCCGTTATGACACAGACAAAAAGATGCCGGTTCCGGTAAATGGAACGTATGAAATTCAGGTTGGCGCATCTTCGACAGATATCTGCCTTTGTGGAAAAATAGACCTTTTTTTTGCAGAAGGTTAA
- a CDS encoding EAL domain-containing response regulator produces MSEKSKVLVVDDKQVERVMMKRILSGTYEVIEAENGKEAFEILYERSTEITAVLLDIVMPEYDGYYFLERYHKAQMYQAIPVIVLTMEIDIETEIKCLGMGAWDFIRKPYDVDVVRFRLKNVIGSSSQNISKALKYRAEYDILTGIYNKTNMFQATSAMLERYPDRHFAFVRMDIEKFQLINSFFGMSAGDMLLKYIADLLICAVRNRSDVTFGRMDADIFCFCVSYENTKELVESFDKMRDILSRYPLDFDIVPIFGVYLIAGKKITPDHMYDRANLAAKHCKGNYIRNYAFYTRQMSQEIEKEQRIVNSMKSALENHEFVVFYQPKYGLSDNQIAGAEALVRWKHPERGMISPGEFIPVFERNGFITKLDYYVWEQTCIQLRKWMDEGKNPLPISVNLSRVSLYNKDIVNVICNLVDSYRIPRRLFQVELTESAYNTNPKAVQDMMQRLREEGFYILMDDFGSGYSSLNVLKDIVVDVLKMDMKFFAGDDREGRGENIMAAVIRMAKWLNMPVVAEGVERIEQVEFLRSIGCEYVQGYYFAKPMPVEEYEKLQFDRPHAERKKETERLVDIDSLWTPASQLESLFLNAKQGVAVYEYGKEQIEIIRVNNAYYEVFGYQNISQKKDIFQGIPKRYHKRILDAFFYTADKGRETQCEFSRKNEAGEEIFISLKLYDVGIVGNKHIIYGVFLNVTEPKQLEWELEKYRLLLSGKTKDREMEQEKEQSEE; encoded by the coding sequence ATGTCTGAAAAGAGCAAGGTATTAGTCGTAGATGATAAACAGGTCGAACGTGTCATGATGAAAAGAATTTTGAGCGGTACGTACGAGGTGATAGAGGCAGAAAATGGCAAGGAAGCATTTGAGATTCTTTATGAACGAAGCACGGAGATAACGGCGGTACTTTTAGATATCGTTATGCCGGAGTATGACGGGTATTATTTTCTGGAACGGTATCATAAAGCGCAGATGTATCAGGCAATACCTGTCATTGTACTTACGATGGAGATTGACATTGAGACAGAGATTAAATGCCTGGGCATGGGAGCGTGGGATTTTATCCGGAAACCGTATGATGTGGATGTTGTCCGGTTCCGGCTGAAGAATGTGATTGGCAGCAGCAGTCAGAATATCAGCAAAGCATTAAAGTACCGTGCAGAATATGATATCCTTACCGGCATCTATAATAAGACCAATATGTTTCAGGCGACATCTGCTATGTTAGAGCGATATCCGGACCGGCATTTTGCTTTTGTGCGGATGGATATTGAAAAGTTCCAGCTGATCAATTCTTTCTTTGGAATGAGTGCAGGGGACATGCTGCTGAAATATATTGCAGACCTTTTGATATGTGCAGTCAGAAACCGCAGTGACGTTACCTTTGGCAGGATGGATGCGGATATATTCTGCTTCTGCGTATCCTATGAAAATACAAAAGAACTGGTCGAAAGTTTTGATAAAATGCGTGATATCTTAAGCAGATACCCGCTTGATTTTGATATCGTACCGATATTTGGTGTTTACCTGATCGCTGGAAAGAAAATAACACCGGATCACATGTACGATCGTGCCAACCTTGCGGCAAAGCACTGCAAAGGCAATTATATCCGTAACTATGCATTTTATACACGGCAGATGAGCCAGGAGATCGAGAAGGAACAGCGGATCGTAAACAGCATGAAAAGTGCACTGGAAAATCATGAATTTGTTGTATTCTATCAGCCAAAATACGGGCTCAGCGATAATCAGATCGCAGGAGCGGAGGCGCTGGTTCGCTGGAAACATCCGGAACGGGGAATGATTTCACCGGGAGAGTTTATACCGGTATTTGAACGGAATGGATTTATCACAAAGCTGGATTATTATGTGTGGGAGCAGACCTGCATCCAGCTTAGAAAGTGGATGGATGAAGGAAAGAATCCGCTTCCGATATCCGTCAATCTTTCGAGGGTCAGTCTTTACAACAAAGATATCGTGAATGTGATCTGCAATCTGGTGGACAGTTACCGGATTCCACGCAGACTGTTTCAGGTAGAACTGACAGAGAGCGCATACAATACAAATCCCAAAGCAGTGCAGGATATGATGCAGCGTTTGCGCGAAGAGGGATTTTACATTCTGATGGACGATTTTGGAAGTGGTTATTCTTCTTTAAATGTTTTAAAGGATATTGTGGTTGATGTTTTAAAGATGGACATGAAGTTTTTTGCCGGTGATGACAGGGAAGGACGCGGAGAAAATATCATGGCGGCAGTGATCCGTATGGCAAAATGGCTGAATATGCCGGTTGTTGCGGAAGGCGTGGAACGGATCGAACAGGTGGAATTTTTGCGGAGTATTGGCTGTGAATATGTACAGGGATATTATTTTGCAAAACCGATGCCTGTGGAAGAATACGAAAAACTGCAGTTTGACAGGCCGCATGCGGAGAGAAAGAAAGAGACAGAACGCTTAGTTGACATAGATAGCCTGTGGACGCCGGCCTCCCAGCTGGAGTCACTCTTTTTAAATGCGAAACAGGGTGTGGCTGTCTATGAGTACGGCAAAGAACAGATTGAGATAATACGCGTAAATAATGCGTATTATGAGGTGTTTGGATATCAGAATATCAGTCAGAAAAAAGATATTTTTCAGGGAATTCCAAAACGATATCATAAACGTATTCTGGATGCCTTTTTTTATACAGCAGATAAAGGACGTGAAACACAATGTGAATTTTCCAGGAAGAATGAAGCAGGAGAAGAAATTTTTATATCATTAAAGCTGTATGATGTAGGAATTGTAGGAAATAAACATATCATATATGGTGTTTTCTTAAATGTGACAGAACCAAAACAACTGGAATGGGAATTAGAAAAATACAGGCTGTTATTATCCGGAAAAACGAAAGACAGGGAGATGGAACAGGAAAAAGAACAATCGGAGGAATGA
- a CDS encoding Hpt domain-containing protein gives MCEVLEKLRAWGCDLDGALERFLGDEELYKSCLPMVAEDEAFDGLKEALAEDERKKAFDCAHTLKGVFANMGITPMFDTVEKIVEPLRAGINDGLMPVYEELSREREHLRSIIRIEGE, from the coding sequence ATGTGTGAGGTATTGGAAAAATTAAGAGCATGGGGATGCGATTTAGATGGAGCTTTAGAGCGTTTTTTAGGAGATGAGGAATTATATAAAAGCTGCCTTCCGATGGTGGCAGAGGACGAGGCTTTTGATGGATTAAAAGAGGCACTTGCAGAAGATGAGAGAAAAAAGGCGTTTGACTGTGCACATACTTTAAAAGGTGTCTTTGCCAATATGGGAATCACACCGATGTTTGATACGGTCGAAAAAATTGTAGAGCCGCTTCGTGCCGGAATAAATGATGGACTGATGCCGGTATATGAGGAATTGTCCAGGGAAAGAGAACATCTTAGAAGCATTATCCGGATCGAGGGAGAATAA